The DNA sequence CGAAATAAAGATCTGCCGAGGGAGAATCTCGCCGACCTTGGTGTACTCAGCATCGATTCAGATACATTTCTGAGTCATTTGGCCGAGGAATACATAACGCTCGTCAGGACAGCCGATATAAGAGTTTTCAAAGGCCAGAGCATGGATTTTACCGGCCTGAGCGGGGTGGAGTATGAAACGTCGTTGCCCCACCTGGTCAGAGATCTGGTCAAGCCTCACATAGAGCAAAGCGGCAACCTGATCCCCCAGGGGGCCGGGGCGCCGGGCTACCATGCGGAAGTTATTCAAGGAAACCTGATACAGCTGTTCCCGAACGTGAGAGGCAATCTTCAACATGTAAGGATTGCCACCCAGAAGCTGCAGAGCGTGGAGCGGGCCGAAGCCTTTCCCGCCTGTTACAACTGCGCCAACATCCTGGTAGAAAACTACAACGGCGGCGCTGGCTTCAACATCATCACGGGACGAACGAATGTCTCCCATGAAGCCTGGCGAAAAATGCTGGTTGAAGCCTACCCGAATTGACCATCATTGCCTGGGCCTGCCTGTCGGCACGACAACACGTATCGACAGGCAGCGTCCGATCATCCGTCGGGGTTCATTTCATGAAGGGCCAGCCGGGTCAGGCTCCTGAGCAACTCCTTGCGTGCAAAGGCCAACACGTTCATTTTCTGTTCGTATTCCTGCTGCGAAAGGGTTCCTGCCAGTTGCTCGTCAAGCAATGCTTCACCCTTCTGGCGATAGGTGGCGGAATTTTCTTCGAATGACGAGGCATGACGCGTCTTCAAATATCGGCGCCAGAACCGCTGCTCGATGAGATGATTGATCAGCCCGTCGCCGGACTCCTGCTCCAGGATCGACGCATAAGCTTGCGTTATCGCCGCATCGTCCACCCCGGATACCCCCCTGAACAACATGTCATTGGATTGCCACGGCAGCCCAAGTTTATGCGCCAACCCCGTTTGGAACGCCAGGTAGACCTCCACCTCATCGATAGTCCCGGTGATCTCACCGTCTTCATCCAGAGCGGTAAAGGTTTCCCCTGCCTGCAACCGCTTCAGGATCAGGTCACGGGCGATCTCATTGACCCGGTCCAGTCGGGACTTGCCCTTGGCCAAAGCCAACAGACTGGCCTGGATTCGGACCGGATCACCCGCTCGATACGCCTCATGGACCATGACCTTCACCCCCATCTCGTTGAATAGCTGTGCGCCGGCATCCGCACAGGAATCCGGATTGATCACCATGCGAAAGAGCTCCTCGCGCAAGGGCGTGTCCTGCGCCATTGCGTCCAGCATCCGCCAGACACGCGCCGTCAATGACGAACGAAACGTCTCGTCGACGTAATCGGCGCTTTGCGTCAACTGTTCCAGCACTTCGAAGAAACCCTGGGCACCGGGTTCGCGCTCAAGCTCATCCCAGGTACGTTGCCTGGCCGCTCGCAGCTCGGCCCCTTGGCCCTCCAGCCAGTACTGACTGGTTTCCTCGCCCTTGGGCGGATAGCTACGCATCGGGTCATAGCCAACCGAACGCAGGTAATCCTGAAACTGCCGCAGGCACTCGTCCGGCAACTCGTCACGACTCAAACGGGTACGGGCGATCAACCGGGCCTGCTCGGAACCTGGCGTCACATCCGGCATGCGAGCGATGGGGTTGCCTTGCAGATCCAGTTCGAATGTGCGTGGACGGCCGATCGTCAACAAACCCGGCGGCCAGTCAGTGGCCCCGGTGTTGTGCAGATCCAGCACGTTAAGCTCCGGCATGCGGCTGATGTCAGGCAGCAGAGTCAAGGCCGGGTTATGACTCAGTTTCAACACTTCAAGACGGCTCAGGCCGCCCAGGTCAGCGATGCTTTGGGGCGTGAGGCTCAATTGGTTATGCGCAAGGTCCAACACCTGTAGTCCCGCAAGATTTTCCTGTAGCCGAGGGAGCGTCACCAGCTCGTTATGACTCAAGTCCAGACGCTTGAGATGGGGAAAATAACCGAGAAACCCGGTGATATCGGTGCGCAATGCGCCGTTGCGCCATTGCACGGCGTTCACATGGGGAAAACTCACGTCCAGGCTGGGAAAGTCGTCAAGAAAGTCACTTGACCAGTGATGATTCAAATCCAGCGTATAACCCTCGGGCAACGTATCCACGGCAGCCCGCCAACATTGCTTGAGGGTCGAGGTCAGTTTTCCCTTGTGGTAGCGCTGGTCGATAGGAAGGGTATCGCCCCGCTCGATCGCCACCCACCTCTCCAGCGCCCTGCTCAGCCCCTCGAACTCCAACTCACGCCCCCTGAGGCTGGCCAGGGCCATTTGTTCGGAGCTGAACGAGCCAACAAACCCGGCGTAAGTCTGGGCCGATGCGGCGGGATACAGCGCCTTGAACCGCGCCTCCAGGTTCAACGCGCCCCCCGTGCCGAGCAGGCGCTCATCGAGCCGTTCATACCCTTGCCGACCACCCGTCAAACGCGTGACGATCGGTGGCTCCATCGTCGGCACAACAGCCGCGTCGCGCAGGATTTCGCGAAACGCGGGGCGATCCAGCGGTGCTCGCTTGATGGCCTGGCTCAACAATGGGCCTTGGCTGACGAGGTAGCCCAGCTCACGGCGCTCTGCCTCAGACAAGGCCTGCAGGATGTCGGTATAGAAATCATCGACACCGTGCACCGAGTTGCCCTGCTCGCCAAAAAGCTCGGCGGTCGCCTCCTCCTTGAATGCCAGGACTTTACGGGGCGATGCGGAGGTCGGCCCGATGCTGTCGAGTAACGGTCCCTCAAGCGCCCCGTCGCGGATCTCGATACGCACCTGCGCCGGCCATCCCGGCAATTGTGCCAGGCTATGCAGCGCCAACTGCCAGGTATCGGGGTTGCCCTTCGTGGGCAGGTACAACCCCTCGTAGGCCTGGACGATGCGCCATTCCTGCAGCGCCGCGAGGGCCGCCTGGCGCAGACGCAAGGGCAGGTGCCGTTGCTCGCTCATCTGCCGACGTTCCAGGCCCGTCGCGTCAACCAGCAGTTCGTCCACCACAGCGCCAGGCAGTTGTGGAAATTCGCCGCGCAGCAACTGAGCGTCGGCAGCCATGCCAACATCTGCCGCATCGCCATCGACCGGTTCGACGCCCTGTCGAATGTCCTGCGCGCTCTTGAAACGCTTGATCGTTTCGCTCAGCAATGCCCCGGGCCGCTCATGCTCGACATGCAGTTTGCGCAGGACATCCTCTTCGACCCCGCTGACGATACGGATCTGTTCCAGGGTCTCGTCCGAGAACGATTCGACGCGGTGCCCCAGGCGCCGCATCAGCTTTGTGCCTTGCCAGGTTTGTGGACGTTCGGCCTCATGGACCCAGGCGCCAGCATCGTTGTGGGCAAGCCTTGGGGCATAGGCATCGGCACGCGTGGGGTGCTGGATACGATACGGCCCCGGGCTGGGCGTTTGCTCGACCACGATTGCCGGCCGTCGAGCACCAGGACCTCGCGCCCCTGATGAACGTAAAGACCATTGGCCTGTGTCCGCGCCTGCGTGTCGAGCGCCAACGTTCGTTCGTACGGCGCGAGTCCGGATGCCATAAACGCGACTGCCCGGGGCGGGTTTCGACCACCCTCATCTGCTCGACAAAGGCAGAAGGCCGGGCAGACCGCACAGCCCCTACCACCTTCCCACCCACCGCGAAGGCCCCCAACAGCGCCATGTTTTCAGCCACCCCGAGCAAGTGCGCGGCCGCCTCGGCCCGGCGCCCCGCCGACCACGCGGCAATCCCTTCGAATGTCTCATCGAGCAATTGATAGACGGTGTAGGCCATCATCGCTTCACCGAGTATCGGCACAAAAGACACCGCCACAAAAGCGGCCATCTCCAACACGGTCTCGGCCACGTGCATGACGCTGTCCCAGCGAGCCCAGCGGGATTTGAGATCCTCATCCCCCGTTGGCACTGCCATTACCCGGGCGTCCTGGACGATCCGGTTGCGCCACTGTTCGAACCCATGGTTCCAGATATCGCCCGCCACCCGACGGCAGCTCATGCGCAGTTTGGGGGCTGGTACAGGTTTGCGCCGGGGCGCTGGCGAGGCGAAAGCCGTGGAGGGCTGACGTGGGTGGTGAACAGCCGGGCATCCAGCGCGGCAAAAAAAAAGCCCCGGCGCGACTGGGCAACGAAGCGACTGAAGAACCGCTGATAAGGGGGTCGAGCGCAATCGCCCGGTCAACGCCTCCAGGAAAGCAACCGTGGAGCGGTACTGCTTGACGGGATGCTCGGGGTCGTGGGGGATGTACACCAGGATTGGCGAGACCTGCCGGCTCCGGTCCAGGTCGGGGCCGATCATCACGATGCCCGTCAGCGGGGTGTCGAGCAGGGTCAGGTCATGGCAATACTGGGGGGTGCCACGCTCATCGACAGCGCGCTTGCCATCGGCCAGGTCGAGTAGCACTCGATAGGCATCCGGGCCAATATCGCCCTTGACCCGCGCTAACGCCGCTGCCGCGCGCAATGCATCCTTGTCGCTGTTTTGCACGCGGTCCTGCAGTGCCGAACCGGCGACGGGGTCGTTGGGCAGCAGAAACTTCTTCAGATAGGTTTGATACTGCCCACCGATGTCCAGCTCCCGACAAAGCGCCACGAAAACCGGTACGGTGAGCGTCTTGCCGAGGGGCAGGATATCGAATTGCCCGCTCGACGAGGGTCGGGTAATGAAGCGGGAGGCCTCGTCGAAGAAGCCTGGACGAGCCTCTTTCGCCTCGAAATTTTGCAGGGCGGCATCCAGCAGGGAAATCGTCCTGATTTTGTACGCCACGGACACGCCTTCGGGCCTGTAGAGCCTCAGGAAGGTTTCCCTGACATCCAATGTGATGTTGCAGCGTTTTTTCAACGCGGCAACCAACAACGGTTCGGCAAAGGTTTCGACCGACTGGAGCCGGTCGAGCATTTCTTCCAGTTTGTTGTGGGATTTCCAGCTCGCGCCCAGGGCCTCTTTCAAGGCGCGCCGATCCTCGGCGTTGGCTTGGGCGAGCCTGGGGGCTATCGGCCCGGCCGCCTGTATCAGCGCAGTACGTTGCTTCGATGAAAGACCCAGCACCCAGTCGGGCATCGAATCGGCGAGCCATTCATTGGGATTGGAAAGTAATGCGTGCATCGGTACCGTCGGCACCAACGTTCGTGTATTGAGCATGTATTCAAGTCATCCATGACAAGTGAAGCCGCTACGCTAAATGGGCATGGCCATCAGAACCAGTCGAAACCTGTTTCCAAACAAAACCCCACCCTTAGAAATTCCAGGCCCCGCCGCTAGCGCTGAACACCCCACCCGAGCCTGTCAGACCTGACAGGTTCCAGCCTGTTTTTTCGTTGTTATATTAAGGCACCCTCAGTGCCCAACGTCAGGCAACGATCAAAGCGCCGAACCCCTGGAGGCCATCGACCGATGAGTGCCGTCCATGCCCGTACTCCAAACGTCGTAGCCGTCGACGGCCGTGGCCTGCCAACACGGCAGGTTGCTTACTTGCGTAGCCAAGCCTGCGAGTCTGCCGTCGCACTGATAACCCGCCAGCGCCATAATGTTATCGGCCACCTCGTCGAGCAGTGGGATCCACGCCTTTTCGGCCACGGCCCCAAACCGAACCAGGCCACCCTTCACAACCTCGCGGGTCAGCCGCTGCATACCGACAGTGTCGATGCCGGATGGCGCCTGGTATTGCCGGGGCTGGCAGGTAAAACCTGGCAGCGTTGGGATGAACGCGGCAATCACTGGCGTATCGCCTATGACCCTCAATTGCGCCCGGTGGCCCTGGAGGAAAACGGCCAGGCCGACATCGATACTTTCACCTACGCCAACGCCACGGCCGATGCCGATCACAACCTGCGTGGGCAGTTGCTTGAGCAGGTCGATCCGTCGGGTACGTTGCACCTCGACAGTTATGGACTGCTCGGCCATCCGTTGCGCCAGACGCGTACCTTTCATGACGGCATGACCCTGACCAACCGTCGTACCCACGATCCGTTGGGCGCCGTCCTGGAGCAGACCGATGCCGGTGAACATCAGCGACAGTGGCGCTACGATCTGGCCGGACAGCTCAAGGGAATGCAGTTGCGACTGTTGGGACAAACTGACTGGCAGCCTGTGTTGCACGATGCCCAGTACAATGCCGCCGGTCAGATGATTGAACAGCGCGCCGGCAACGGCGTTGTCAGCGACTGGACTTACGACCTGGCCAACGCTCGCCTGCTCAGGCAACGCTCACGAAAAGACGAGATGACCGTTCTGGTGGATTTCGAGTATGCCCACGACCCGGTGGGCAACGTCACCCGGATCCTTGACCACACCTTCACCCCCACCCATTTCGCCAACCAGCGAGTCGATGGCCAGCGTGCCTTTGGCTACGACTCGCTCTATCGACTGTTCAGTGCCAGTGGTTACGACGATGGCCTGCCCTCGGACATCCCAGGCCTGCCCCAGCCAACCGATCCCAACAACCGGCTCAATTACCGACAGACCTATGAGTACGACATTGGCGGTAATTTGACCAAGCTCACCCATGTGCGCGAGGGCGCCAGCCATACCCGCCAAATGTACATCGACCCAAACAGCAATCGGGGTGTTCGATGGAAGCCTGGTGATCCCACCCCGTCATTCGGCACACTGTTCGACCGCCATGGCAATCTCCAGGCACTGCAACCTGGGCAAGCGCTGCAATGGAACGCTCGGGACCAAATGGCCTGTGCCACCCTGCTCGATCGCGAAGACGGCCCCAATGACGAAGAGCACTACCGCTACAGCCAAGGCATGCGGGTCTACAAGCGCCACGAAACCCATACCGCCACCCACAGCCATTTTCAGGATGTGCGTTATCTGCCGGGGCTTGAGATCCGCACCCAGGACAACGGCGAAGAACTGCACGTCTTAACCCTCGATGCCGGGTTCGCCAGTGTCCGTTGTTTGCACTGGGTGACGGGCAAACCGACAGGCATCGAGGCTGATCAATTGCGCTACAGCCTGGAAGATCACCTGGGCTCAAGTGTGATGGAGCTGGATCAACGAGCCCAACTAATCAGTCACGAAGGCTATTACCCGTTCGGCGCCACGGCGTGGATGACCGCGCGCTCGTCGGTGGAAGTCAGTTACAGGACGGTGCGGTATTCGGGCAAGGAAATGGACGCCAGCGGGCTTTATTACTATGGCGCACGGTATTACGCGCCGTGGCTGCAGCGTTGGATCGGCCCGGACCCGTTGGGAAATATCGACGGGCTGAATCGATATTCGATGGTGAGGAACAACCCGGTCAGTTTTGTCGATGAACAAGGCGCAATGACACGACCGCCACCATCGACACCGACAGAAACCGCCATTCAAATGAGCGCCTCATTGTCACGGACAAGCTCCACCGACAGCAACACAGCGGGCAGTACGGGCACACCCGCGCCACTGGATGACCCTGAAAACAATCCTCCCCCACTGCCATCCAAGCCTGATGAGACGTGGCGGGCATGGGCCAGGCGAATGGCGTTGGAAGCGGTCAACTCCAGAGTCGGGCTGGCGTTGCTTCCGGTCGGTACATCAAGCCCGGCCAATGCCGCAATTGTTTCGACAGTGCTTACCGCCGCAGCGCAACTGACGATCCACGCCACTTTGTTCAACCCCGGCTGGTCTCCGCCCGGCAGCTGGGATCCCTCCGGCGATGGTTCACTTCCGCCCGTGGAGGTGACGCAAGGCGCCAATCGCACGTTCGTCACGACCACCCTGGCCATCACCACCGCCGGGGCCGTGATCGGTGCCGCTCTAGGCCCGGTCGTGGGCGGCTATGTCGATGAACTCAGGGGGACGAAGGACAAGGCCGAGAAAAAAACGCAGGCCGGCAAGTGGATAGACACCATCGACAAGCTGATCGCCGATCATCGCACACAGGATGAAGTGTCAGAGAAAGCGCAGCGCTCGCTTCATGATCAAGTGCTGGAAGTCGAAGAGTTGATCGGCATTACCTGGCAGACCATGGGCATGCTTGAAAAAATCGCCAGGCTGCGGCCGGCAAGCCGCAGCGCGGGTGCTGCGTTGTTACGACAAGCCTCTGACGACTCTCAACGGTCCACTGTCAGCCATGTCATACAGAGGAACGCACCGGGCCGGACTCCAAAACGCAAATACAATCCTGTGGGGACGACTCGATAAATACCAAGAGCGGAGCCCGGTATATCCTTGTGGCGAGAAAATTATCTCTGTGGGATTGCGCATCAGCCCTCAGCGATGGATCAAGGCGCCGGTCTCAGGGCCGCGCCCCGGCCCAGCGGGTTAAAGCGCTCCCTCCTCCTTGTCGTTGCCCACGGTCGGCATGCTATGGTGCCCGCCCGACTTTCTACCGGTTTGCGCCAGCATGCTGTCGACTCCCCGTATCTTGCGTCTGTCGTTATATATCTTGCTGATCCTCGCTGGCGCCCTCGGCGCCGCTACCCTGGCCGTGCGTCACGCCGAACGCCAGGCCCTGGCGGAAGACGCCAACCGCGCCAATCAGCAGCTGGCGTTGTACGCCAACTCGCTGCATACCCTGATCGAACGCTACCGCGCCCTGCCCGCCGTGCTGGCGCTGGATCCGCAATTGCGCGCGGCGCTCAAGGGGCCGGTCAGTGCGGCGCAACAGGATGCGTTGAACCGCAAACTGGAACAGATCAACGGTGCCGCGCAATCGTCCACCTTGGAACTGCTCGACCACACCGGCCTGGCCGTGGCGGCCAGCAACTGGCGGCTGCCCAGCAGTTACGTCGGGCACAACTATGGCTTTCGTCCCTATTTCCTCCAGACCCGCACCCAGGGCACCGGGCGTTTCTATGCGGTGGGGGTGACCAGCGGCATCCCGGGGTACTTCCTCTCCAGCGCCGTGACCGGCGACAACGGCGAGTTCCTTGGCGCGATGGTGGTGAAGCTGGAGTTTCCCGAGCTTGAACGCGAATGGCGCCAGGGCAGCGACACCCTGTTGGTCAGCGATGCCAAAGGGATTATCTTCATCGCCAACCGACCCGGCTGGCGTTATCGGCACCTGCAGCCCCTGGCCGACAGCGACCGCGCCGAACTCAAGGCGACCCGCCAATACGACAAGCAGCCGCTGCAACCGTTAGCTTTTGAGCCCCTGCGGCACTTTGACGACAACAGTCGCCTGGCCCGGGTCGAAACCCCCGATGGCCCAGCGGATTACCTGTGGGAATCCCTGCCGCTGACCGCCGAAGGCTGGACGCTGCATTTGCTGCGCCGCCCGCAGATCGCCTTCGAAGACCGTCGCAATGCCGGGCTCGCCGCCGCCGGATCATGGCTGGCGCTGGTGTTCCTGCTGCTGTTTCTCAACCAGCGCTGGCGCCTGGCGAAACTGCGCCAGCGCAGCCGCGAAGAGCTTGAACGCTTGGTGGAAGAACGCACCCGCGATCTGCACACGGCTCAGGACGGCCTGGTGCAATCGGCCAAGCTGGCTGCTCTGGGGCAGATGTCGGCGGCCCTGGCCCATGAAATCAACCAGCCGCTGACCGCCCAACGCATGCAATTGGCAACGTTGCGCCTGCTGTTGGATCACGGTCGGGTCGAGGATGCCTACAAGGCCCTCAGACCGGTGGACGAGATGCTGACCCGCATGGCCGCCCTCACCGGCCACCTGAAAACCTTCGCCCGCAAAAGCCCCAGCGGCCTGCGCGAACGCCTGGACCTGGCGACGGTGGTGGACCAGGCGCTGCAACTGCTGGACACGCGCCTGCGGGACGAACAGGTCAGCACCGTGCTGCACCTGACTCGCCCGGCGTGGGTGCGCGGCGATGCGATCCGCCTCGAACAGGTGTTGATCAATCTGCTGCGCAACGCCCTCGACGCCATGCTCGACCAACCCCTCAAGCGCCTGGAAGTACGCCTGGAGGCTGATGACCAATTGTGGCGCCTGACCGTCAGTGACAGCGGCACCGGGATCGCCGAAGAACACTTGGCCCAGGTCTTCGACCCGTTCTTCACCACCAAGGCCGTGGGCGACGGACTGGGCTTGGGACTGGCGGTTTCGTTTGCGATCATTCATGAATCCGGCGGGCGGCTGACAGCGGACAACCATGAGAACGGCGCGGTGTTTTGCGTGACTTTGCCTATCGACCAGGAGGCGCACCTGCATGCTTAGCCACTCCACATTGAAAAAGGTCATCCTCGTCGACGACGAAGTCAGCATCCGCAGCGCCGTCGAGCAATGGTTGAGCCTGTCGGGGTTTGACGTGCAGTTGTTCAGCCGCGCCGAAGAATGCCTGGCGCAATTGCCGGGGCATTTTCCCGGGGTGATTCTCAGCGACGTGCGCATGCCCGGGCTCAGTGGCCTGGAGCTGCTGGCCGAAGTACGGCGGCGCGACCCGGACCTGCCGGTGATTCTATTGACCGGCCATGGCGACGTGCCGATGGCTGTGGAAGCCATGCGCGATGGCGCCTACGACTTCCTGGAGAAACCCTTCAGCCCTGAAGCCCTGCTGGGCAGCCTGCGTCGGGCCCTGGACAAGCGCACGCTGGTGCTGGAGAACCGTCGCTTGCATGAGCAGGCCGACGCCAAGGCCCGGCTCGACGGGACGTTGCTGGGGGTTTCACGGGCGCTGCAAAACCTGCGGCGTCAGGTGCTGGATCTGGCGACCCTGCCGGTCAATGTGTTGATCCGTGGCGAAACCGGCAGCGGCAAGGAGCTGGTCGCCCGTTGCCTGCACGACTTCGGCCCGAGGGCGAACAAACCCTTCGTCGCGTTGAACTGCGCGGCCATCCCCGAATCGCTGTTCGAGGCTGAACTGTTCGGCCATGAAAGCGGCGCCTTCACCGGCGCCCAGGGCAAGCGCATCGGCAAGCTCGAATACGCCAACGGCGGCACGCTGTTCCTCGATGAAATCGAGAGCATGCCCCTGGCCCAACAGGTCAAGTTGCTGCGGGTTTTGCAGGAACAGAAGCTCGAACGCCTGGGCTCCAACCAGAGCATTGACGTGGACCTGCGCATCATCGCCGCGACCAAGCCCGATCTGCTGGATGAAGCCCGGGCCGGGCGTTTTCGCGAAGACCTGGCTTATCGCCTGAACGTCGCCGAGCTGCGCCTGCCGCCACTGCGTGAACGGCGCGAAGACATTCCCCTGCTATTCGAGCATTTCACCCACAGCGCCGCCGAACGCCTGGGCCGCGCCGCCGCCCCCCTGAGCGGCCCGCAATTGAGCCATCTGCTCAGCCACGACTGGCCAGGCAACGTGCGTGAACTGGCCAATGTCGCCGAGCGCCAGGTGCTGGGGCTCGATCAACCACAGGCCCTGGAGACCGAGCCCGGCCAGTCCCTCGCCGCCCAACAGGAAGCCTTCGAAGCCCAATGCCTGCGCGCCGCCCTGACGCGGCACAAAGGCGATGTGAAAGCGGTGCTCGAAGAACTGCAACTGCCGCGTCGCACCTTCAATGAAAAGATGCAGCGGCATGGGTTGAGTCGGGAGATGTTTTTGTCGGGGGGCTGAATGTTCTGCGCCTGTACCGGCCTCTTCGCGACCGAGATCGCACCCACAGGGGGCTATGTGTACATAGGTCAGGATGTGCGAGCCTGCTCGCGATGAGGCCAGTCACCTGGCTAGCCCGAGATCAACCCGGCGAGCAGTCGTTTCTTACCGGCCACGTCCAGGGCGCGGTATCCCTCCAATAGCATTTCCTCATCAGGCGCCAATAACGATTTCGCGGTTTGAGCGCGTTCGCCGATCAGGACGTATTGCGCATCCACGCCGATCACCGCCAGTTTCGCCACCAGATCGGCCGGGCATTTCTGCCGCCCGGACACCACTTCCTTCAAGCGCTGCGGGCTGGATTCCCCAGCGGCCCGAGATGCTGCGGCCAATGACAAACCGCAACGATCAATCTCTTCGCGCAGGCGCACGTGGATATAACCCACCAAATCTATTGACATGGTGTAAATATCCCACCAAAATAATTCGGACAAACAACACTCATCTTTGCCTCACAGGAATCCACCATGCCCGTGCCGGTGCCGTGCGTCCGAGAAGTCACCTCATTGACGGCAGCCAGTGCGTTCAGGTGCGTTGGGTCTGAATCTACTTTGGAAATTTCCTACATGAAATAGGGATGCATCTGTAGCACAAAAGGAAGTAACACAAATATAGCTCGCCCCCAGGACGAGAGATTTCTCTTCTCCGTCACGGGTCCGGGGTCGAGGGCGAGATCCTTCATCAAGCGTACTGAAAACCTTGATGTTTTCTCACTTACTTGAGGTCAGACATGCATTTGTATCAAACATTTACCATTCGATGGACTGTCTTGAGCAAGCTGGCATTCCTGACGCTGGTGCTCGGCTTGTCGATGCCGGCGGCCGCCAACATGGTGGTTTACCCGATGACCAGCACCATCGGTGCCGAGCAGGATGGTATCGGCCAGATCCAACTGCACTCCAAATCGGACAAGGTGCAGTACATCAAGGTCAGCGTGACCCGGATCCAGCGCCCCGGCACGCCGGACGAGCATGAAAGCCCGCTGTCTCCCGCCGATAGCCAGGGCATCGTCGTATCGCCGCAACGCACCGTACTCGCCCCCGGCGCCAGTCGTACGGTGCGTATTATCGCGCAGGCGATCCCCACCGAGGAAACCGTCTACCGCGTTTATTTCGAGCCGGTGGCCGCGCCGGACCTGGAAGATGAAAATTTTTCCGACCAAGGCGTACAGCCGAGGATCGGGGTCAACCTGATCTGGGGCGCGCTGGTGCGCCTGCTGCCCGACGAACG is a window from the Pseudomonas brassicacearum genome containing:
- a CDS encoding RHS repeat-associated core domain-containing protein, yielding MSAVHARTPNVVAVDGRGLPTRQVAYLRSQACESAVALITRQRHNVIGHLVEQWDPRLFGHGPKPNQATLHNLAGQPLHTDSVDAGWRLVLPGLAGKTWQRWDERGNHWRIAYDPQLRPVALEENGQADIDTFTYANATADADHNLRGQLLEQVDPSGTLHLDSYGLLGHPLRQTRTFHDGMTLTNRRTHDPLGAVLEQTDAGEHQRQWRYDLAGQLKGMQLRLLGQTDWQPVLHDAQYNAAGQMIEQRAGNGVVSDWTYDLANARLLRQRSRKDEMTVLVDFEYAHDPVGNVTRILDHTFTPTHFANQRVDGQRAFGYDSLYRLFSASGYDDGLPSDIPGLPQPTDPNNRLNYRQTYEYDIGGNLTKLTHVREGASHTRQMYIDPNSNRGVRWKPGDPTPSFGTLFDRHGNLQALQPGQALQWNARDQMACATLLDREDGPNDEEHYRYSQGMRVYKRHETHTATHSHFQDVRYLPGLEIRTQDNGEELHVLTLDAGFASVRCLHWVTGKPTGIEADQLRYSLEDHLGSSVMELDQRAQLISHEGYYPFGATAWMTARSSVEVSYRTVRYSGKEMDASGLYYYGARYYAPWLQRWIGPDPLGNIDGLNRYSMVRNNPVSFVDEQGAMTRPPPSTPTETAIQMSASLSRTSSTDSNTAGSTGTPAPLDDPENNPPPLPSKPDETWRAWARRMALEAVNSRVGLALLPVGTSSPANAAIVSTVLTAAAQLTIHATLFNPGWSPPGSWDPSGDGSLPPVEVTQGANRTFVTTTLAITTAGAVIGAALGPVVGGYVDELRGTKDKAEKKTQAGKWIDTIDKLIADHRTQDEVSEKAQRSLHDQVLEVEELIGITWQTMGMLEKIARLRPASRSAGAALLRQASDDSQRSTVSHVIQRNAPGRTPKRKYNPVGTTR
- a CDS encoding NEL-type E3 ubiquitin ligase domain-containing protein codes for the protein MVEQTPSPGPYRIQHPTRADAYAPRLAHNDAGAWVHEAERPQTWQGTKLMRRLGHRVESFSDETLEQIRIVSGVEEDVLRKLHVEHERPGALLSETIKRFKSAQDIRQGVEPVDGDAADVGMAADAQLLRGEFPQLPGAVVDELLVDATGLERRQMSEQRHLPLRLRQAALAALQEWRIVQAYEGLYLPTKGNPDTWQLALHSLAQLPGWPAQVRIEIRDGALEGPLLDSIGPTSASPRKVLAFKEEATAELFGEQGNSVHGVDDFYTDILQALSEAERRELGYLVSQGPLLSQAIKRAPLDRPAFREILRDAAVVPTMEPPIVTRLTGGRQGYERLDERLLGTGGALNLEARFKALYPAASAQTYAGFVGSFSSEQMALASLRGRELEFEGLSRALERWVAIERGDTLPIDQRYHKGKLTSTLKQCWRAAVDTLPEGYTLDLNHHWSSDFLDDFPSLDVSFPHVNAVQWRNGALRTDITGFLGYFPHLKRLDLSHNELVTLPRLQENLAGLQVLDLAHNQLSLTPQSIADLGGLSRLEVLKLSHNPALTLLPDISRMPELNVLDLHNTGATDWPPGLLTIGRPRTFELDLQGNPIARMPDVTPGSEQARLIARTRLSRDELPDECLRQFQDYLRSVGYDPMRSYPPKGEETSQYWLEGQGAELRAARQRTWDELEREPGAQGFFEVLEQLTQSADYVDETFRSSLTARVWRMLDAMAQDTPLREELFRMVINPDSCADAGAQLFNEMGVKVMVHEAYRAGDPVRIQASLLALAKGKSRLDRVNEIARDLILKRLQAGETFTALDEDGEITGTIDEVEVYLAFQTGLAHKLGLPWQSNDMLFRGVSGVDDAAITQAYASILEQESGDGLINHLIEQRFWRRYLKTRHASSFEENSATYRQKGEALLDEQLAGTLSQQEYEQKMNVLAFARKELLRSLTRLALHEMNPDG
- a CDS encoding dermonecrotic toxin domain-containing protein — encoded protein: MLNTRTLVPTVPMHALLSNPNEWLADSMPDWVLGLSSKQRTALIQAAGPIAPRLAQANAEDRRALKEALGASWKSHNKLEEMLDRLQSVETFAEPLLVAALKKRCNITLDVRETFLRLYRPEGVSVAYKIRTISLLDAALQNFEAKEARPGFFDEASRFITRPSSSGQFDILPLGKTLTVPVFVALCRELDIGGQYQTYLKKFLLPNDPVAGSALQDRVQNSDKDALRAAAALARVKGDIGPDAYRVLLDLADGKRAVDERGTPQYCHDLTLLDTPLTGIVMIGPDLDRSRQVSPILVYIPHDPEHPVKQYRSTVAFLEALTGRLRSTPLSAVLQSLRCPVAPGLFFCRAGCPAVHHPRQPSTAFASPAPRRKPVPAPKLRMSCRRVAGDIWNHGFEQWRNRIVQDARVMAVPTGDEDLKSRWARWDSVMHVAETVLEMAAFVAVSFVPILGEAMMAYTVYQLLDETFEGIAAWSAGRRAEAAAHLLGVAENMALLGAFAVGGKVVGAVRSARPSAFVEQMRVVETRPGQSRLWHPDSRRTNERWRSTRRRGHRPMVFTFIRGARSWCSTAGNRGRANAQPGAVSYPAPHACRCLCPKACPQRCWRLGP
- a CDS encoding sensor histidine kinase, with translation MLSTPRILRLSLYILLILAGALGAATLAVRHAERQALAEDANRANQQLALYANSLHTLIERYRALPAVLALDPQLRAALKGPVSAAQQDALNRKLEQINGAAQSSTLELLDHTGLAVAASNWRLPSSYVGHNYGFRPYFLQTRTQGTGRFYAVGVTSGIPGYFLSSAVTGDNGEFLGAMVVKLEFPELEREWRQGSDTLLVSDAKGIIFIANRPGWRYRHLQPLADSDRAELKATRQYDKQPLQPLAFEPLRHFDDNSRLARVETPDGPADYLWESLPLTAEGWTLHLLRRPQIAFEDRRNAGLAAAGSWLALVFLLLFLNQRWRLAKLRQRSREELERLVEERTRDLHTAQDGLVQSAKLAALGQMSAALAHEINQPLTAQRMQLATLRLLLDHGRVEDAYKALRPVDEMLTRMAALTGHLKTFARKSPSGLRERLDLATVVDQALQLLDTRLRDEQVSTVLHLTRPAWVRGDAIRLEQVLINLLRNALDAMLDQPLKRLEVRLEADDQLWRLTVSDSGTGIAEEHLAQVFDPFFTTKAVGDGLGLGLAVSFAIIHESGGRLTADNHENGAVFCVTLPIDQEAHLHA